Proteins from a genomic interval of Heteronotia binoei isolate CCM8104 ecotype False Entrance Well chromosome 5, APGP_CSIRO_Hbin_v1, whole genome shotgun sequence:
- the STX10 gene encoding LOW QUALITY PROTEIN: syntaxin-10 (The sequence of the model RefSeq protein was modified relative to this genomic sequence to represent the inferred CDS: substituted 1 base at 1 genomic stop codon) — translation MRSYGPSVAMLFVKALIVHQNKFVRFRKLTGVSTEEFDWMTNELCNSLHDIDWDLEDLEKAIYILLCQTHKFEVEPSEAAARRAFITEMQGSVKEIWDHVSSPTTQAILEKKNREMPVVSSERCQLLDAEELSSYALEEQQLHQKLIIDAQDEQLEQLELVSGSIRVLKYMSGRDGEELDEQAVEXLHRMLEDFAHEMDMDGALIKMARISHMTSEVLGCQLFWQVSHKYQWCIVVVLLIIVIMVLILLFTL, via the exons ATGAGAAGTTATGGACCCAGTGTGGCTATGCTTTTTGTGAAAGCTTTAATTGTCCATCAGAACAAATTTG TGAGATTCAGAAAACTCACTGGTGTCAGCACAGAGGAATTTGACTGGATGACCAATGAACTCTGCAACAGTTTGCACGACATTGACTGGGACTTGGAGGATCTGGAGAAAGCCATTTATATCCTTTTGTG tcAAACCCACAAGTTCGAAGTTGAGCCCTCTGAGGCAGCAGCCCGGCGTGCTTTCATCACAGAGATGCAAGGATCGGTTAAG GAAATATGGGACCACGTATCGAGTCCAACAACACAAGCCATTTTGGAGAAGAAAAATAGAGAG ATGCCAGTGGTGAGCAGTGAACGATGTCAGCTCTTGGATGCAGAGGAACTCAGTTCATATGCTCTGGAAGAGCAGCAGTTGCATCAGAAG CTCATTATTGATGCCCAGGATGAGCAGCTGGAGCAGCTGGAGCTGGTCTCTGGTAGCATTCGAGTGCTGAAATACATGTCTGGGCGGGACGGAGAGGAACTGGACGAGCAGGCTGTGGAA TGACTTCACAGGATGCTGGAAGACTTCGCTCATGAGATGGACATGGATGGAGCGCTCATAAAGATGGCCAGAATCTCACACATGACCTCAG AAGTCCTCGGCTGCCAGCTTTTCTGGCAAGTCTCTCACAAG TATCAGTGGTGCATCGTTGTCGTGTTGCTCATCATTGTCATCATGGTGCTGATTCTCCTGTTCACTTTGTGA